The Oceanispirochaeta sp. M1 genome has a window encoding:
- a CDS encoding ABC transporter permease, whose product MSAYIFKRMGMMILTLLLIAVLVFFLMHAIPGGPFTAQRELPPEVEKALIEKYNLDDSLMEQLFHYLGGLLKGDLGPSFKYPGMRVNDFIREGFPVSARLGLITILFVLAASIPMGIVAALKNGKWQDVVSMIIATIGVTIPSFVIATLLMYIFSHKLGWLPAFGFDKPSGYILPVVALGGYSMSFLARLMRSSLLEVLGQDYIRTARAKGLSEYKVVVNHALRNAMIPVITVLGPTIAALLTGSFVIEKIFALPGMGKHFVTSITNRDYTTILGITIFYATFLVVMVFLVDIFYVLIDPRIKYE is encoded by the coding sequence ATGAGTGCTTATATTTTCAAACGAATGGGTATGATGATCCTTACCCTGCTTCTTATTGCCGTTCTGGTTTTTTTCCTAATGCATGCCATACCCGGAGGGCCTTTTACAGCCCAGAGAGAACTTCCGCCGGAAGTTGAAAAAGCATTAATTGAAAAATACAATCTTGATGACAGCCTGATGGAACAACTTTTCCATTATCTTGGTGGTTTGCTGAAGGGTGACCTTGGACCTTCTTTTAAATACCCCGGGATGAGGGTAAATGATTTTATCCGTGAAGGATTTCCCGTATCTGCCCGACTAGGTCTGATAACCATACTGTTTGTACTGGCAGCTTCAATTCCCATGGGCATTGTTGCCGCCTTGAAGAATGGAAAATGGCAGGATGTTGTATCTATGATCATTGCAACAATAGGGGTGACCATCCCCTCATTCGTTATAGCTACCCTGCTGATGTATATATTCAGCCATAAACTCGGATGGCTCCCGGCCTTCGGATTTGATAAGCCATCGGGATATATTCTTCCTGTTGTCGCATTGGGAGGATATTCCATGTCCTTCCTGGCACGGCTTATGAGATCAAGCCTGCTGGAAGTTCTGGGGCAGGATTATATAAGAACAGCAAGAGCAAAGGGCTTAAGCGAATACAAGGTAGTTGTCAACCATGCCTTGAGAAATGCAATGATCCCAGTGATCACAGTACTGGGTCCGACTATTGCAGCCCTGCTGACTGGCTCCTTTGTAATTGAAAAAATATTTGCACTCCCTGGAATGGGAAAGCATTTTGTCACCAGCATCACTAATCGGGACTACACAACCATTCTTGGAATAACGATTTTCTATGCAACATTTCTTGTTGTCATGGTTTTCCTGGTTGATATATTTTACGTTCTGATTGATCCCCGAATTAAATACGAGTAA
- a CDS encoding S1 RNA-binding domain-containing protein produces MNDNTTPLQTGKKQVLTLAGSRGRFRVLKKDDKEILIPAYEVPENSKTGDSLEVFVFLDGRDGLKGTTAEAKAQIGDFASLEVKSVTDFGVFLDWGIKKDLFVPKALLRKDLEEGEDAIVCLIPDFDGLGVIGSCQIDEFLDGDSSSLKEMQKVDLLVFGVSEMGYRVIVDNRCKGLLYRNEVFEDLKIGEKRTGYIKKIREDGLIDASLQPIGYKAASQDSSPQVMEALKAAGGFLPLHDKSDPDLIRKELHMSKKNFKKAVGLLYREKKILIEENGIRLTD; encoded by the coding sequence ATGAATGATAATACGACTCCCCTTCAAACGGGGAAAAAACAAGTCCTGACCCTTGCGGGGTCCAGGGGCAGATTCCGGGTACTGAAAAAAGATGATAAGGAAATTCTGATTCCGGCCTATGAGGTTCCGGAAAACAGCAAAACCGGAGACAGTCTGGAAGTTTTTGTTTTCCTTGATGGAAGAGACGGACTGAAAGGAACCACCGCTGAAGCAAAAGCACAGATCGGTGATTTTGCCTCTCTGGAAGTAAAGTCTGTCACAGATTTCGGTGTATTTCTGGACTGGGGAATTAAAAAGGATCTATTTGTTCCCAAAGCACTTCTTAGAAAAGACCTTGAAGAGGGAGAGGATGCTATTGTCTGTCTCATCCCCGATTTTGACGGTTTAGGTGTCATCGGATCCTGCCAGATTGATGAATTCCTGGACGGTGACAGCAGCAGTCTAAAAGAGATGCAGAAGGTTGATCTTCTGGTATTCGGTGTATCCGAAATGGGATACAGGGTTATTGTAGACAACCGCTGCAAGGGGCTCCTCTATAGAAATGAGGTATTTGAAGATCTTAAAATCGGAGAAAAAAGAACGGGATATATCAAGAAGATCCGCGAAGACGGACTGATCGATGCCTCTCTCCAGCCCATAGGTTACAAAGCCGCCAGCCAGGACTCAAGTCCCCAGGTTATGGAGGCACTGAAGGCCGCAGGCGGTTTTCTCCCTCTTCATGATAAAAGTGATCCCGATCTTATCCGCAAAGAACTTCATATGAGCAAGAAGAATTTCAAGAAGGCTGTGGGCCTCCTCTATAGAGAGAAGAAAATTCTGATTGAAGAAAATGGGATAAGACTCACGGACTGA